The Paramisgurnus dabryanus chromosome 6, PD_genome_1.1, whole genome shotgun sequence genome has a window encoding:
- the LOC135763970 gene encoding protein NCBP2AS2, with protein MVLRRIVYALINNAQVVEKLAESRPIRRAAQITAFAITKAQLAGKDASTKLLKSETFRQIRDETTKMPRDVQELGRRATRLRDTFVKEVKDGMRDASRQIKDKK; from the coding sequence ATGGTGCTGCGGCGGATCGTCTATGCTTTGATAAATAACGCTCAGGTGGTGGAGAAACTCGCCGAGTCTCGACCCATCAGACGGGCGGCACAGATCACGGCCTTCGCCATAACAAAAGCACAGCTCGCCGGGAAAGACGCCTCGACTAAACTGCTCAAGTCAGAAACCTTTCGCCAGATACGAGATGAGACGACAAAGATGCCCCGAGATGTGCAGGAGTTGGGTCGAAGAGCAACAAGGCTGCGGGATACGTTTGTAAAGGAGGTGAAAGACGGGATGAGAGACGCCAGTAGACAGATTAAAGATAAAAAGTGA